The following coding sequences are from one Diabrotica virgifera virgifera chromosome 2, PGI_DIABVI_V3a window:
- the LOC126880786 gene encoding uncharacterized protein LOC126880786: MAPQKNGRVYDSEVKCCKKCYKVAQSGLLCANCGTLSHSGCLKQLKSIKYIDDETVICCEESVRLSDPPNKTLDSEADDEDPRQTEISDGPKTMARRLLCKQVFYEASNTYSNKMKDEETTVNPPSNFQNNLIQQGTVSMFHVNLQCISNKVDMINAFLADKKFYDVICFSEHWQTEENLKLINISGFSLANFFCRVEKKQGGVAIYVKENLMYSSLNLNEYNVEQTSEFCAIYIPSMRTNVLTVYRSGNGDCDLFLVNFENVIAFLLNKADKLIILGDFNINFKIKSDSSYDIQNLLMSFGLEITINDYTRITSQSSSCIDNIMTNFSENIYRVGVFEPCFSDHRAQFISIDSDLKVVDTNQSLQRSITSSGLQKLKYALASTKMDFFYDTNNDPDVLMFFLTETYNNLILKFFPLKKVRQTAKITPVQWFNDELRSYRSNLSLIKHMADVTKDPDIFKLYKQQKYEYNRQLQNAKKSAYSGFITNSNNKPRDCWKILNFERGNTRSSSVQPDLSPDEINQFFITIAENIITSLPTINNDILFSYRNYPSPSKSFCFRPVVEDEISQIIKSLNNSNCKDVHEINSKILKETHQIVLTPFTHLINLILSTGVFPEALKYSKICIKHNSILIRLEIMMPLYQTSVDLRGPEMEPDT, from the exons ATGGCGCCTCAGAAGAACGGTCGTGTTTACGACTCGGAAGTTAAGTGTTGTAAAAAGTGTTATAAAGTTGCACAAAGTGGTCTATTATGTGCGAATTGTGGAACGTTATCCCATAGTGGCTGCCTGAAGCAACTAAAATCGATCAAATATATCGATGATGAGACAGTTATATGCTGTGAGGAGAGTGTGAGGTTAAGTGATCCACCAAACAAAACCTTGGATAGTGAAGCTGACGATGAGGATCCGAGACAAACTGAAATAAG CGATGGACCCAAAACTATGGCCCGTAGGCTCTTATGTAAGCAGGTTTTTTATGAAGCGTCCAACACATACTCAAATAAAATGAAGGATGAAGAAACGACCGTTAACCCTCcatcaaattttcaaaataacctaattCAACAAGGCACGGTAAGCATGTTTCATGTCAATTTACAGTGTATATCAAATAAAGTCGATATGATCAATGCTTTTCTTGCGGATAAAAAGTTCTATGACGTCATATGTTTTTCAGAGCACTGGCAAACTGAAGAAAatctaaaattaattaacatctcCGGCTTTTCACTAGCTAACTTCTTCTGTAGGGTTGAAAAGAAGCAAGGTGGCGTTGCaatttatgtaaaagaaaatcttatgtattcttctcttaatctaAATGAATATAACGTAGAGCAAACTTCAGAGTTTTGTGCAATTTATATACCTTCAATGAGAACCAATGTTTTAACTGTATACAGATCAGGTAATGGTGACTGTGACTTGTTCTTGGTGAATTTTGAGAATGTTATAGCATTCTTACTTAACAAAGCAGACAAACTGATTATACTTGgggattttaatataaattttaaaattaaatctgacTCTTCTTATGATATTCAAAATCTGTTAATGTCTTTTGGTCTAGAAATAACGATAAACGATTATACTAGAATCACATCTCAATCCAGTAGTTGCATCGATAACATTATGACTAACTTTTCTGAAAATATCTACAGGGTGGGCGTATTTGAACCTTGTTTCTCTGACCATCGAGCACAATTTATATCTATTGATTCTGATCTTAAAGTTGTTGACACTAATCAATCACTTCAACGGTCTATTACTTCTTCTGGTTTGCAGAAGCTTAAATATGCACTAGCTAGTACAAAGATGGACTTTTTCTATGACACCAATAACGATCCCGATGTCTTGATGTTCTTTTTAACTGAAACTTATAATAActtaatattaaagttttttccattaaaaaaagtacgACAAACTGCTAAAATAACACCCGTGCAATGGTTTAATGACGAATTAAGGTCTTACAGATCTAATCTTTCTCTCATTAAACACATGGCAGATGTCACTAAGGATCCCGATATTTTCAAACTatataaacaacaaaaatatgaatataatcGGCAGTTACAAAATGCTAAAAAGTCGGCTTACTCTGGTTTTATTACTAACTCCAATAATAAACCTAGAGACTGCTGGAAAATATTAAACTTCGAAAGAGGCAATACAAGATCCAGTTCGGTACAACCAGATCTATCTCCAGacgaaataaatcaattttttattacaatcgcAGAGAATATAATTACATCCCTTCCCACTATTAATAACGATATCCTCTTCAGTTACAGAAACTATCCTTCCCCGAGTAAGTCCTTTTGTTTCCGACCCGTTGTGGAAGATGAGATCTCTCAAATAATTAAATCTCTTAATAATTCCAATTGTAAGGACGTTCACGAAATTAatagcaaaattttaaaagaaactcACCAAATAGTTTTAACACCTTTCACTCATCTTATTAACTTAATTTTATCAACTGGAGTATTTCCAGAAGCACTAAAGTACTCAAAG